A single region of the Pyricularia oryzae 70-15 chromosome 4, whole genome shotgun sequence genome encodes:
- a CDS encoding G2/mitotic-specific cyclin-B1: MAYHHHSRADGTFFVESDDIAMSRMSAREAAKILARNRREVIGNELSRLAGEEYLEDIMQHMRHMEDETLPDASLIDMQREIQWFMRPYLIDFLVEAHAAFQLLPETLFLTVNLLDRYCSKRVVYKQHYQLVGCAALLIAAKYGDKKDRVPQINELNNMCCGLYDAGMFTQMEMHVLNTLDWTVGHPTVDFFAQLIVAEERDDKEVEYMAAYISEISLYYRDFVSTKPSTMARASLALARAILGRQEVNDGEWDHDQNATLVTLSQHVHQPSVTLSRKYASTHYLQVSNKLSDFLAHQAAINRAAALPENPLTPTTNELMAAKANIYSTPQKGLGSVPGVADGYLTPPITPDGQYGAPNPHGLPPRCPVTPTPQHQQQQHQQQQRYYPNCYQPTQQQQTSNHGSYL, encoded by the exons ATGGCTTATCACCACCACAGCAGGGCCGACGGCACCTTCTTTGTCGAGTCGGACGATATAGCAATGTCACGGATGAGTGCCAGGGAGGCTGCCAAGATTCTTGCAAGGAACAGGAGGGAGGTCATCGGGAATGAGCTTTCGCGGCTGGCCGGCGAAGAGTACCTGGAGGATATCATGCAACACATGAGACACATGGAA GACGAGACCCTCCCAGATGCTAGCCTCATCGACATGCAAAGAGAGATCCAATGGTTTATGCGTCCCTACCTCATCGACTTCCTCGTCGAGGCCCACGCTGCCTTCCAACTGTTGCCCGAGACATTGTTCCTCACTGTCAACCTCTTGGACCGTTACTGCTCTAAAAGGGTCGTGTACAAGCAACACTACCAGCTTGTTGGCTGCGCTGCTCTGCTGATCGCTGCCAAGTATGGCGACAAGAAGGACCGTGTTCCCCAGATCAACGAGCTCAACAACATGTGCTGTGGACTTTATGATGCTGGCATGTTCACCCAGATGGAGATGCATGTTCTCAACACTCTCGATTGGACCGTTGGTCACCCGACCGTCGACTTCTTCGCCCAACTCATTGTCGCGGAGGAGAGGGACGACAAGGAGGTTGAGTACATGGCTGCCTACATCAGCGAGATCTCGCTCTACTACCGTGACTTTGTCTCGACCAAGCCATCGACCATGGCGAGGGCTTCGCTGGCCCTGGCAAGGGCTATTCTTGGCAGGCAAGAGGTCAACGATGGTGAATGGGACCACGACCAGAACGCTACCCTCGTGACGCTTTCGCAACACGTCCACCAGCCCTCTGTCACCTTGTCCCGGAAGTACGCATCGACGCACTATCTGCAAGTGTCTAACAAGCTGTCGGACTTCTTGGCCCACCAGGCTGCCATCAACCGGGCTGCTGCGTTGCCCGAGAACCCACTCACCCCGACAACCAACGAGTTGATggctgccaaagccaacATTTACAGCACTCCTCAGAAGGGACTGGGCTCGGTCCCTGGTGTCGCCGATGGTTACCTGACCCCGCCAATCACTCCCGACGGACAGTACGGAGCTCCGAATCCGCATGGCTTACCTCCTCGGTGCCCAGTCACTCCCACGCcgcagcatcagcagcaacaacatcaacagcaacaacgcTACTACCCCAACTGCTACCAACCAacgcaacaacagcagaccTCAAACCACGGCTCGTACTTATGA
- a CDS encoding sorbose reductase SOU1 produces MLSLSRTAPRLATRCRTTTTTRPLLATLATTQQPSKPRFSSSGATTSLPEFSLKDKVLVVSGGGRGLGLVQAEALLEAGAREVHAIDRLTSPGEDFARVADKFSAASGSGSALQYHRIDVRESEALNGAVEAIAERHGRIDGLVAAAGVQQATPALEYNQEDSDRMLGINVTGVFMTAQAVARQMVRLEQGGSIALIASMSGTIANRGLLCPVYNASKAAVIQLGRNLASEWGQLGIRVNTISPGYIVTAMTEDLFKEHPEFRTNWTKENMLGRLSTPEEYRGAAVFLLSDASSFMTGSDLRIDGGHAAW; encoded by the exons ATGTTATCCCTCTCCCGCACCGCCCCTCGCCTCGCGACCAGGTGtcgcaccaccaccaccacccgccCCCTCCTCGCGACGCTCGCCACCACCCAGCAGCCCAGCAAACCCCGCTTCTCCAGCAGCGGCGCGACGACAAGCCTGCCGGAGTTCTCCCTCAAGGACAAGGTCCTCGTCGTGTCGGGCGGTGGCCGAGGTCTGGGATTGGTGCAGGCCGAGGCGCTCCTCGAGGCGGGAGCCAGGGAGGTGCACGCCATCGACCGGCTCACGTCGCCAGGCGAGGACTTTGCGCGCGTGGCCGACAAGttctcggcggcgtcggggAGCGGCAGCGCGCTGCAGTACCACCGCATCGACGTGCGCGAGTCCGAGGCCCTCAACGGCGCCGTCGAGGCCATCGCGGAGCGCCACGGCCGCATCGACGGTctggtcgccgccgccggcgtgcAGCAGGCCACACCCGCCCTAGAGTACAACCAGGAGGACTCTGATCGCATGCTGGGAATCAACGTCACGGGCGTCTTCATGACGGCCCAGGCTGTCGCCAGGCAGATGGTCAGGCTCGAGCAGGGCGGGAGCATCGCGCTGATTGCCTCTATGAGCGGTACTATTGCAAACAGGGGTTTGCTTTGCCC TGTATATAACGCCTCCAAAGCCGCAGTCATCCAGCTCGGCCGCAACCTGGCATCCGAGTGGGGCCAGCTCGGCATCAGGGTCAACACCATCTCGCCCGGCTACATCGTGACGGCCATGACGGAGGACCTATTCAAGGAACACCCTGAGTTCCGCACCAACTGGACCAAGGAGAACATGCTGGGCCGTCTCAGCACTCCCGAGGAGTACCGCGGCGCTGCCGTCTTCCTGCTTAGCGACGCCAGCAGCTTCATGACCGGTAGCGACCTCAGGATAGACGGTGGCCACGCCGCGTGGTGA